In Maridesulfovibrio sp., a single genomic region encodes these proteins:
- a CDS encoding anaerobic sulfatase maturase yields the protein MSYSIIAKPVGPRCNMRCTYCYYLEKESLFTGSGGKTCGTMSEQVLETYVRQMFGSPGTGPVEFVWQGGEPLLAGIPFYREAVRLQQKYAGQRPFANVIQSNGTLLDDEWGEFLARNRFLAGISLDGPEKLHNAYRVDRQGNGSFKKVMNGLDMLRKHGVDYNILATINSRNADHPLATYRFLREQSQGFLQFVPVVRQDTESESGVTPWSVESGRFGEFYTAVYDEWISRDVGKVFVQLFDATLGNYLGGPAPVCYYAENCPKTGLLEHTGEVFACDHFVSPEYKRGNIMFHSLRDMLESKEQNSFVLGKSRNLPTECRTCAVLFACKGECPKNRFLRTTDGTKNYLCAGYKQFFEHSAPTMKQMACIVRQGRPAEEIMYLFRAEQQHVPE from the coding sequence ATGTCCTACTCCATCATAGCCAAACCGGTTGGCCCGCGCTGCAATATGCGCTGCACCTACTGCTATTACCTTGAAAAGGAATCGCTGTTCACAGGCTCCGGAGGGAAAACTTGCGGAACCATGTCCGAACAGGTGCTTGAAACCTATGTACGGCAGATGTTCGGTTCACCCGGCACAGGACCTGTGGAATTCGTCTGGCAGGGGGGAGAACCGCTGCTGGCCGGAATCCCCTTCTATCGGGAGGCCGTGCGCCTTCAGCAGAAATACGCGGGTCAGCGTCCATTTGCCAATGTGATCCAGTCCAACGGCACCCTGCTTGATGACGAATGGGGGGAATTTCTGGCCCGGAACAGATTTCTGGCCGGAATCAGCCTTGACGGTCCCGAAAAACTTCACAATGCCTACCGGGTTGACCGGCAGGGAAACGGTTCTTTCAAAAAGGTCATGAACGGTCTGGACATGCTGCGCAAACACGGTGTGGATTACAATATCCTTGCCACAATCAACAGCCGCAACGCCGACCATCCGCTTGCGACCTACCGTTTTCTCCGCGAACAAAGTCAGGGTTTTCTGCAGTTCGTACCCGTGGTCAGGCAGGACACGGAATCCGAATCCGGAGTTACGCCGTGGAGCGTGGAATCAGGCCGGTTCGGAGAGTTTTATACTGCGGTTTACGACGAATGGATCAGCCGGGATGTAGGTAAAGTGTTTGTTCAGCTGTTTGACGCAACTCTTGGCAACTATCTGGGGGGCCCTGCTCCGGTATGCTATTACGCCGAAAACTGCCCGAAAACCGGGCTGCTTGAACATACCGGGGAAGTCTTCGCCTGCGATCACTTTGTTTCCCCAGAATATAAGCGCGGCAACATCATGTTTCACTCGCTCCGGGACATGCTGGAATCAAAGGAACAGAATTCATTTGTACTCGGGAAATCCCGAAATCTCCCTACAGAGTGCCGCACCTGTGCGGTACTTTTCGCATGCAAGGGAGAATGCCCGAAGAACCGCTTTCTGCGGACAACTGACGGTACAAAGAATTATCTTTGCGCCGGATATAAACAATTCTTTGAACACAGTGCCCCTACTATGAAACAAATGGCCTGTATCGTAAGACAGGGAAGACCGGCCGAGGAAATAATGTATTTATTTAGGGCAGAACAGCAGCATGTTCCAGAGTAG